From a region of the Tiliqua scincoides isolate rTilSci1 chromosome 4, rTilSci1.hap2, whole genome shotgun sequence genome:
- the LOC136648987 gene encoding E3 ubiquitin-protein ligase RNF170-like, translating into MSPLEKNYAPLSSRHHIESLRHWKRCYHSDLSCPICLQTTTFPVETNCGHLFCGSCLIEYWKHGSWLGAINCPLCRQKVILLYNISCENQPDKQSKQIVYDIRNYNKRFSGQPRPFADYLYDMPLLLKLAIRGVFTLGGLVWLFFLRVAICSFGTIMCFTSPFDVMPERLCGILGAADDLVVVFLLLMCMINICSQMESERATITNSGT; encoded by the exons ATGAGCCCTCTGGAGAAGAATTATGCCCCATTGTCCTCAAGACATCACATA GAATCTCTTAGACATTGGAAGCGATGTTATCACAGTGATTTAAGCTGTCCTATCTGCCTCCAGACCACGACTTTCCCAGTAGAAACCAACTGCGGGCATTTATTTTGTG GATCCTGTCTGATTGAATACTGGAAGCACGGATCTTGGCTAGGTGCCATAAACTGCCCACTCTGCAGACAGAAA GTTATTCTTCTGTACAACATTTCTTGTGAAAATCAGCCAGACAAGCAAAGCAAACAAATTGTGTATGACATCAGAAATTACAACAAACGCTTCTCAGGACAACCTCGGCCT TTTGCAGATTATCTTTATGACATGCCGCTGCTTCTCAAACTTGCCATCCGAGGAGTCTTCACCTTGGGTGGCCTTGTGTGGCTCTTCTTTCTCAGAGTTGCCATCTGTTCTTTTGGAACCATCATGTGCTTCACTTCACCATTTGATGTAATGCCTGAACGCCTTTGTGGAATCTTAGGTGCCGCTGACGACCTTGTTGTTGTATTCCTACTTTTAATGTGCATGATAAACATTTGCTCCCAAATGGAGTCAGAAAGGGCAACTATCACAAACTCCGGAACATAA